A window of Mercenaria mercenaria strain notata chromosome 16, MADL_Memer_1, whole genome shotgun sequence contains these coding sequences:
- the LOC123541582 gene encoding uncharacterized protein LOC123541582, whose protein sequence is MGITHKSGLIFAFILLHGTTCNAASQDRLKSRLEALLENVNASGMLQAEDPIDHELPPATGLVRKAVSTNRVAFHVYMSRSRCYNNREILKFDRKVVDIGSKGGSGFNMYSGIYVAPTTGLYVFTWTVAAEHRTWFVSELEVNGAVKGITKADSDVKGNGVGTHPVTGFVLAQVISGDHVYIRFIRHTGCTVKSDSSNRSTFTGWQMF, encoded by the exons ATGGGTATAACGCACAAAAGTGGGTTGATATTCGCATTTATTCTGCTGCATGGTACCACGTGCAACGCAGCTTCACAAGATCGTCTAAAGTCACGTTTAGAAGCCTTACTTGAAAATGTGAATGCAAGTGGTATGCTCCAAGCGGAGGATCCCATAGATCATGAATTACCGCCGGCCACTGGACTTGTTCGAAAAG CTGTTTCTACAAACCGCGTGGCCTTTCATGTCTATATGAGCAGATCACGATGCTATAATAACCGGGAGATCTTAAAGTTTGACAGAAAAGTGGTTGATATTGGAAGCAAGGGTGGAAGTGGATTCAATATGTATTCTGGCATTTATGTTGCACCAACAACAGGTCTCTATGTATTTACCTGGACCGTGGCTGCGGAGCATAGAACCTGGTTCGTTTCGGAGCTAGAAGTAAATGGCGCTGTAAAAGGCATTACCAAGGCAGATTCCGATGTGAAAGGAAACGGTGTAGGTACTCATCCAGTAACTGGGTTTGTTCTTGCTCAAGTAATATCTGGTGACCACGTGTATATTCGATTCATCAGGCACACTGGATGCACCGTTAAGAGCGATAGTTCCAATCGCAGTACGTTTACGGGCTGGCAGATGTTCTAA